One Glandiceps talaboti chromosome 2, keGlaTala1.1, whole genome shotgun sequence genomic region harbors:
- the LOC144453663 gene encoding beta-galactoside alpha-2,6-sialyltransferase 2-like: MTSKYKTSLLIFATIYILSVVYVFHTKNRSQCSVGNVNTSHGIFPDTVRMMLKTGVSESTGVSGSTLRSNITGSECVSSRSTTEAQRDGRDLVKTVANDSFEKLSALDIDVNLSEPMLKSYLENYDRMFNRSLADFARYKNAPTGKLNSTAEEVLCMMYRKAYLRIMDSNTSPFREMGISTFFRQQPLVNRRYHTCALVGSSVTIKGLKLGAEIDTHDAVFRFNLAPVRGYEKDVGAKTTIQVVNNQHLEKTNLIKQLEDSEDRKHNIPFFIWKDSSGVYNGNLYQYYLTAKRFMNGYFNWVLHHPNTTLYFINPVSLYRGWDVIQEYFNGSIIRHSPSCGFVGVQLALRLCQETHVYGFTPPSKSRDHNHCKYYDTTCSHDRLYSFHPADAERHLLVMMNKGSENDLKQKGRVTLHGFSSSTCR; encoded by the exons ATGACATCAAAGTATAAAACATCATTACTAATATTTGCCACCATTTACATTCTCAGCGTTGTATATGTGTTCCATACGAAGAACAGAAGTCAGTGCAGTGTGGGCAATGTTAATACTAGTCATGGTATTTTCCCCGATACAGTTAGGATGATGTTGAAAACGGGTGTATCAGAATCAACAGGTGTATCAGGATCAACACTGAGATCGAATATTACAGGTAGCGAGTGTGTGTCCAGTAGGAGTACAACAGAAGCACAAAGAGATGGCCGAGATTTGGTGAAAACTGTAGCAAACGACAGCTTCGAGAAATTGTCGGCGCTAGATATTGACGTGAATTTATCCGAACCCATGCTTAAGTCGTATCTTGAAAACTACGATAGGATGTTCAACCGCAGTTTAGCAGACTTCGCTCGGTATAAAAATGCACCTACCGGTAAATTGAATTCAACAGCTGAAGAAGTTCTGTGTATGATGTATAGAAAAGCATACCTGCGTATAATGGACAGTAACACAAGTCCGTTCCGAGAGATGGGAATTAGTACATTTTTCAGACAGCAGCCATTGGTGAACAGACGATATCATACCTGTGCGTTAGTTGGAAGCTCAGTTACCATAAAGGGTCTGAAATTGGGAGCTGAAATAG ACACTCATGATGCAGTTTTCAGGTTTAATTTGGCCCCTGTGAGAGGTTATGAAAAGGACGTAGGTGCTAAAACAACTATTCAAGTCGTGAACAACCAACACCTTGAAAAAACTAACCTAATCAAACAGTTAGAAGACTCTGAAGACAGGAAACATAATATCCCCTTTTTCATTTGGAAAGATTCCAGTGGTGTATACAACGGCAACCTATACCAG TATTACCTGACAGCTAAGCGGTTTATGAATGGGTATTTTAACTGGGTATTACATCAtccaaacacaactttgtaCTTTATCAACCCAGTATCCTTATATAGAGGCTGGGATGTGATTCAGGAATATTTCAATGGATCAATAATAAGGCATAGCCCTTCATGTGGATTTGTTG GCGTTCAGTTGGCATTACGTTTATGTCAGGAGACTCATGTTTATGGATTTACGCCACCTTCGAAATCACGTGATCACAACCATTGCAAGTATTATGATACAACATGTTCACACGACAGATTGTATTCATTTCATCCAGCCGATGCTGAGCGGCACCTATTGGTGATGATGAACAAAGGAAGCGAAAACGATTTGAAGCAGAAAGGCCGTGTTACTTTACACGGGTTTTCATCTTCAACCTGTCGTTGA